In Motilibacter aurantiacus, the sequence GCCGCGGGCGATGAGCCGCAGCACCTCGCGCTCGCGCTGGGTGAGGCGGTCGAGGTCCTCGTCGGCCGACTCCACGGGCACGTCGGCGGTCGTGCCGCCCGCGGCGAAGGCGTCCAGCACGAACCCGGCCAGCCGCGGCGAGAACACCGCGTCGCCGTCGGCGACCCGCACCACCGCCTCGGTGAGCTCGCCCCCCGTGATCGACTTGGTGACGTAGCCGCGCGCCCCGCCCCGGATCACGCTGATGACGTCCTCCGGCGCGTCCGAGACCGACAGCGCCAGGAACCTGGTCTCCGGGATCCGCGACACCAGCCGGCGCAGCACCGTCACCCCGCCGCCACCGGGCAGGTGCACATCGAGCAGCACCACGTCGGGGCGCTGCGCCTCGACCACGGCGACCGCGGTGTCGACGTCGTCGGCCTCCCCGACGACCTGCAGCGGCTCACCCAGCTCGGCCCGCACCCCCGTCCGGAACATGCGGTGGTCGTCCACCAGCACGACGCGGACGGACCGCCCGGCCGCGGCGTCGGTGTCGGCGTACGCGCCCTGGCCTGTCACTGCGTGCCTCCTGGGTTCTGGGCTTGCGGCTGCGGCGTCCGGGGCAGCTCGAGCTGCACCTCGGTCCCCTCGCCCGGCGCCGACGTGATGACCGCCCGCCCGCCGTGGCGTTCCATGCGCCCGAGGATGGACTGGCGGACGCCGAGCCGGTCCTCCGGCACGCCGTTGATGTCGAAGCCGGGACCCCGGTCCCGGACGAACACCTCGGCCCGGTCCGGCTCGACCTCGGAGAAGACGCTCACCGGCGCGCCGCCGCCGTGCTTGGCCGCGTTGAGCGCCGCCTCGCGCGTGGCCTGCAGCAGCGCGCGCAGCCCTTCGTCGAGCGGGGCGTCGCCGACCGACACGACCTCGATCTTGACCCCCTGGGTGTCCTCGACCTCGGCAACCGTGCGCTCCAGCTCCGGGGTGAACGTCGCCGACGTCTCCGCGACGGGGCGGTAGAGCCAGGCCCGAAGCTCGCGCTCCTGCGCCCGCGCCAGCGTCGCGACGGCCCGCGGGTCGTCGACGTGGCGCTGGATGAGCGTCAGCGTGTGCAGGACCG encodes:
- a CDS encoding response regulator → MTGQGAYADTDAAAGRSVRVVLVDDHRMFRTGVRAELGEPLQVVGEADDVDTAVAVVEAQRPDVVLLDVHLPGGGGVTVLRRLVSRIPETRFLALSVSDAPEDVISVIRGGARGYVTKSITGGELTEAVVRVADGDAVFSPRLAGFVLDAFAAGGTTADVPVESADEDLDRLTQREREVLRLIARGYAYKEIAKQLFISVKTVETHVSAVLRKLQLSNRHELSRWAADRRLV